A single Gemmatimonadota bacterium DNA region contains:
- a CDS encoding NADPH-dependent F420 reductase produces the protein MRIAFLGYGNVGGPLADQWQRLGHDVTLATANPDSETARALVARNPGLRIAAPADAIGSADVVVVAIPFKALESTLAPLRDALAGKTLIDCVNPVGPGLTHGLESKRSGSETIQALLPATRVVKAFSIYGYENFEDNRFPAANVRPAMLFCGDDADAKATVGGLIAALGWEPVDVGGLVQALHLEHMTLLWVRMVRAGKQSPHLTWARLAR, from the coding sequence ATGCGCATCGCCTTCCTCGGCTACGGCAACGTCGGCGGCCCGCTCGCCGACCAGTGGCAGCGGCTCGGACATGACGTCACCCTCGCGACGGCGAACCCCGACTCGGAGACGGCGCGCGCCCTGGTCGCGCGCAATCCGGGGCTGCGCATCGCCGCGCCGGCCGATGCGATCGGGTCGGCCGACGTGGTGGTGGTCGCCATCCCGTTCAAGGCGCTCGAATCGACGCTCGCGCCGCTCCGTGACGCGCTCGCGGGGAAGACGCTCATCGACTGCGTGAATCCGGTGGGTCCAGGCCTCACGCACGGCCTCGAGAGCAAGCGCTCGGGAAGCGAGACCATCCAGGCCCTGCTCCCGGCGACGCGCGTGGTGAAGGCGTTCAGCATCTACGGCTACGAGAACTTCGAGGACAACCGATTCCCCGCGGCCAACGTCAGGCCGGCGATGCTCTTCTGCGGCGACGACGCCGACGCGAAGGCGACGGTCGGCGGCCTCATCGCCGCGCTCGGATGGGAGCCCGTGGATGTGGGCGGGCTCGTACAGGCGCTGCACCTGGAGCACATGACGCTGCTGTGGGTGCGGATGGTGCGCGCCGGGAAGCAGTCGCCACACCTCACCTGGGCGCGCCTCGCGCGCTGA
- a CDS encoding arsenate reductase ArsC produces MSDARPPFRILVLCTGNSARSQIAEAIIATRGLKRPLGQVVAESAGSKPAAKVNEYAIVALQNHGIEWRGRTPKSIDSLAGQQFDLVITVCDHARDACPFFAGAKAQVHWGLTDPAEHISPATARAAFAQTYEALFQRVNRLLRLPLEEMDAVKLTVEAQAIHDTLTAPARRSSARLRRPS; encoded by the coding sequence ATGTCCGACGCCCGCCCGCCCTTCCGCATCCTGGTGCTCTGCACCGGCAACTCCGCGCGCAGCCAGATCGCCGAGGCGATCATCGCGACGCGCGGCCTGAAGCGCCCGCTGGGCCAGGTCGTCGCCGAGAGCGCCGGATCCAAGCCCGCGGCCAAGGTCAACGAGTATGCGATCGTCGCGCTGCAGAACCACGGCATCGAATGGCGGGGCCGCACCCCGAAGTCCATCGACTCGCTCGCCGGGCAGCAGTTCGACCTGGTGATCACGGTCTGCGACCACGCGCGCGACGCCTGCCCCTTCTTCGCCGGCGCGAAGGCGCAGGTGCACTGGGGCCTCACCGACCCGGCGGAGCATATCTCCCCGGCGACGGCACGCGCGGCCTTCGCGCAGACCTACGAGGCGCTGTTCCAGCGCGTCAATCGCCTCCTGCGGCTCCCGTTGGAGGAGATGGATGCGGTGAAGCTGACCGTCGAGGCGCAGGCGATCCATGACACCCTGACGGCACCGGCGCGCCGCTCGTCGGCGCGGCTGCGGCGGCCGTCGTGA
- a CDS encoding APC family permease codes for MLRRSLTTLSLVFIIFFNVSGGAFTLEGLVAGTGPGLALAILLVIPLVWSLPEILIIGELASMLPQEGGYYRWVRRAFGDFWAFQNGWYTWLYSLVDMAIYPALFNQYLAYFVPEMSQGTRWIVALAVIWGATGINLRGALPVGRVSVAIGTFVLGTFALVALFAIPNITHAPWAPFSKPSQGISTGLVVGLSTALWNYFGWDNASTVGEEVVDASRTYPRALAFALPVVALGYFIPLLPALGATDWTTWQEGGWPAIAEAATGSMGVILAPMLALAGMASALALFNALLLVYTRIPLAMSLDGLLPKVFGRTDDRGTPWVAVLLGASIYSVFALLPFGNLIVADAIFYAAALMLEFAALVWFRAKEPALRGPFRIPLGTVGVAVLAFIPFVVFCTVIAISFLDGEYGKASAGAAIGAMLFGVPWYFVVRRVSAR; via the coding sequence ATGCTCCGGCGCTCGCTCACGACGCTCTCGCTCGTCTTCATCATCTTCTTCAACGTCTCCGGGGGCGCGTTCACCCTCGAGGGACTCGTCGCCGGCACGGGCCCGGGGCTCGCGCTCGCGATCCTGCTCGTGATCCCGCTCGTCTGGTCGCTCCCCGAGATCCTCATCATCGGGGAACTCGCGAGCATGCTCCCGCAGGAAGGCGGCTACTACCGCTGGGTGCGCCGGGCCTTCGGCGATTTCTGGGCCTTCCAGAACGGCTGGTACACCTGGCTCTACTCGCTCGTGGACATGGCGATCTATCCCGCCCTGTTCAACCAGTATCTCGCGTACTTCGTCCCGGAGATGTCGCAGGGGACCCGCTGGATCGTGGCGCTCGCCGTGATCTGGGGCGCGACGGGGATCAACCTCCGCGGGGCGCTCCCCGTCGGCCGCGTCTCGGTCGCCATCGGCACGTTCGTGCTCGGCACCTTCGCGCTCGTCGCGCTCTTCGCGATCCCCAACATCACCCATGCGCCTTGGGCGCCGTTCTCCAAGCCGTCGCAGGGGATCAGCACCGGGCTCGTCGTGGGCCTGAGCACCGCGCTCTGGAACTACTTCGGCTGGGACAACGCCTCCACCGTCGGCGAGGAGGTCGTGGACGCGAGTCGCACCTACCCGCGCGCGCTCGCCTTCGCGTTGCCGGTCGTCGCGCTCGGCTACTTCATCCCGCTGCTCCCGGCGCTCGGTGCCACCGACTGGACCACCTGGCAGGAGGGCGGTTGGCCGGCGATCGCCGAGGCCGCGACGGGCTCGATGGGCGTCATCCTCGCCCCGATGCTCGCCCTCGCGGGCATGGCGAGTGCGCTCGCGCTGTTCAATGCGCTGCTCCTCGTCTACACGCGCATCCCGCTCGCGATGTCGCTCGACGGCCTGCTCCCCAAGGTCTTCGGTCGCACCGACGACCGCGGCACGCCCTGGGTCGCCGTGCTGCTCGGGGCCTCGATCTACTCCGTGTTCGCGTTGCTGCCCTTCGGGAACCTCATCGTCGCCGACGCGATCTTCTACGCGGCGGCGCTCATGCTCGAGTTCGCCGCGCTCGTCTGGTTCCGCGCGAAGGAGCCCGCGCTGCGCGGCCCCTTCCGCATCCCCCTCGGCACCGTGGGCGTGGCGGTGCTGGCCTTCATCCCGTTCGTGGTGTTCTGCACCGTGATCGCCATCTCGTTCCTCGATGGCGAATACGGCAAGGCCTCCGCCGGGGCGGCGATCGGCGCGATGCTGTTCGGGGTGCCGTGGTACTTCGTCGTGCGCCGGGTCAGCGCGCGCTGA